Proteins found in one Pagrus major chromosome 20, Pma_NU_1.0 genomic segment:
- the lrrc45 gene encoding leucine-rich repeat-containing protein 45, translating to MEDFRRTYLRLCKDGGVEPQESVVAQLQENRTAQGSRLDLSGQSLSADTCSVLAKAFQKDTIFTEVSLSDCMLSEEGATVLLTGLFGNTTVKVLDLKGNNLRSKGAEVLGRLLARNKTLRRLVLEWNALGVWDEAFSLFCEGLASNSLLTHLDLRNNQINHHGASELGLALKHNNTVEVLDLRWNNIGLLGGRALLEALQKNKSIVQLEMAGNNIPSDTLRALEQTTGHNTDRQSTLRETRSRSQVLSKEIHKLKEEKGQQFLSLMETIDRQREEMGRSSRSTSVQIGQLQEALNERKSAVNSLTAKLQMTEAALALSEQKNHNMGELLTRVKAEKEELRERQSRERKKEQEDGALREGKLLREIQNLTETNAQLRNKVEDKERRCKSQQQQIFDLKQELTNSTAELKLRLAQTEERLEIEKRRSKQALEDMDSLRQKEVEHVNRHLEESERALQERIFKLEGQRIQLEEELSKAKAACVTERAQAEEELGRVRAQVRLEEQEHVSTLEEKLRSVRSSLQEVQLHCSQQKQTVSELQVKNSQQSIEMDGLRRRIEELQQELSGKDQEKVAEVSRVRVELQEQIGHLHAERTAQGGLREKISALEREIKVLSSNHREALLDKQSEMTSMLEKLRLREAEIQRMREDEAQRASYLQSAILTYVQGSPLGHYSSPKK from the exons ATGGAGGATTTCAGACGGACGTACCTGCGTCTGTGTAAGGATGGGGGTGTGGAGCCTCAGGAGAGTGTCGTGGCTCAGCTCCAGGAGAACAGGACTGCTCAGGGCTCCAGACTGGACCTGAGTGGACAGAGCCTGTCTGCAGATACCTGCTCTGTGCTGGCCAAGGCCTTCCAGAAAGACACCATCTTTACAGAGGTGTCACTCAGTGACTGCATGCTCAGCGAGGAAG GTGCTACAGTACTGCTGACTGGACTGTTTGGCAACACAACCGTAAAAGTCCTGGATTTGAAG GGGAATAACTTAAGATCCAAAGGAGCTGAGGTGTTGGGAAGGCTGCTGGCACGTAACAAGACTCTGCGTAG GCTGGTGTTGGAGTGGAATGCTCTGGGGGTGTGGGATGAAGCCTTCTCACTCTTTTGTGAAGGTTTGGCCTCCAATAGCCTGCTGACACATCTGGACCTGCGCAACAATCAGATCAACCACCATGGAGCATCCGAGCTTGGGCTGGCACTTAAACACAATAACACTGTGGAAGTTCTAG ATCTGAGGTGGAACAACATCGGTTTGCTGGGTGGCAGGGCTCTGCTGGAGGCTCTGCAGAAGAACAAGAGCATAGTGCAGCTGGAGATGGCAGGGAACAACATACCTAGTGACACGCTCAGAGCTCTTg AGCAGACCACAGggcacaacacagacagacagtctaCTCTGAGAGAGACCCGCAGCAGGAGCCAGGTCCTCAGCAAGGAGATTCATAAACTAAAGGAGGAGAAGGGTCAGCAG tTCTTAAGCCTGATGGAAACCATAgacaggcagagggaggagatgggACGCTCCAGCAG GTCCACCTCCGTTCAGATAGGCCAACTCCAGGAAGCCCTGAATGAGAGGAAGTCGGCTGTCAACTCTCTCACTGCCAa GCTGCAGATGACAGAGGCTGCCCTCGCCCTCTCTGAGCAGAAAAACCACAACATGGGAGAGCTGCTGACACGAGTGAAAGCTGAGAAAGAAGAGCTGAGGGAGCGACAGAgtagagagaggaagaaagaacaAGAG GACGGTGCACTCAGAGAGGGCAAACTTCTCAGAGAGATCCAAAACCTGACAGAAACCAACGCCCAGCTCAGGAATAAA GTGGAGGACAAGGAGCGCAGGTGTAagtctcagcagcagcagatcttTGACCTGAAGCAGGAGCTGACCAACAGCACAGCAGAGCTAAAGCTGCGTCTAGCACAGACAGAAG AACGTCTGGAAATAGAGAAGAGAAGGTCCAAGCAAGCTCTGGAGGACATGGACAGTCTCCGACAGAAGGAG GTGGAGCATGTGAATCGACATCtggaggagagtgagagagctcTTCAGGAACGCATCTTCAAACTGGAGGGACAGCGGATACAACTGGAAGAG GAACTGAGTAAAGCTAAAGCGGCATGTGTAACAGAGAGGgcccaggcagaggaggagctgggCAGAGTGAGAGCTCAAGTGCGTCTAGAGGAG CAGGAGCATGTGTCGACATTGGAGGAAAAGCTTCGCTCGGTGCGTTCTTCCCTGCAGGAGGTCCAGCTCCACTGCTCCCAGCAGAAACAGACCGTCTCTGAGCTGCAGGTGAAGAACAGCCAGCAGAGCATCGAGATGGACGGCCTGCGGCGAAGGATAGAGGAGCTCCAGCAG GAGCTGTCGGGTAAGGACCAGGAGAAAGTGGCTGAGGTGAGCCGGGTCAGGGTGGAGCTGCAGGAGCAGATTGGACATTTACATGCAGAGAGAACGGCACAGGGAGGACTCAGAGAAAAGATCAGTGCTCTGGAGAGAGAGATTAAAG TACTAAGCAGCAACCACAGAGAGGCGCTCCTCGACAAACAGAGTGAGATGACTTCAATGCTGGAGAAGCTGCGgctgagagaggcagagatccAGAGGATGAGGGAGGACGAGGCACAAAGAGCCAGCTACCTGCAGAGCGCCATCCTCACCTATGTTCAGGGCTCCCCTCTGGGACACTACAGCAGCCCCAAGAAATGA